Genomic segment of Candidatus Methylomirabilota bacterium:
TGAAGGATCGCATCGCCGTCGCCATGATCGACGACGCCGAGCGACGCGGCGTGCTCAAGCCCGGCGCGACCGTGGTGGAGCCGACCAGCGGCAACACGGGGATCGGCCTGGCCATGGTGTGCGCGGTGCGCGGCTATCGCCTCATCCTCACCATGCCCGACGACTACAGCGTGGAGCGCCAGCGGCTCCTCGCACGCTATGGCGCCGAGATCCACCTCACGCCCGCCATCGAGGGTATGACCGGGGCAGTGTTCGCCGCGCAGGAGATGGTGCGCGAGCATCCCGAATACCTGATGCCGAGCCAGTTCGAGAATCCCGCCAACCCAGAGATCCATCGCCGCACCACCGCCCTCGAGATCCTCGACGCCACCGACGAGCGCGTGCACGCGTTCGTGGCCGGAGTGGGCACCGGCGGCACCGTGACCGGGGTGGGAGAGGTGCTGAAGCAGCGGCTACCCGGAGTGCGCGTGGTCGCGGTGGAGCCCGCGCGCTCGCCGGTGCTCCAGGGCGGCAAGTCGCGGCCCCACGGCATCCAGGGTATCGGGGCCTCATTCGTGCCCGCGGTGCTGAACCGCGCCGTGCTCGACGAGATCATGTCGGTGCGCGACGAGGACGCCACCGCCACCGCGCGCCGCCTCGCCCGAGAGGAAGGCCTGCTCGTCGGCATCTCCGCGGGGGCGAACGTCTGGGCGGCCTGCCAGGTCGCCGCGGCCATGCCCGCCGACCAGGTCGTGGTCACGGTGCTGTGCGATACTGGGGAGCGCTATCTGAGCGTGCCTTTCTGAGGAGCCATCCATGAGCGTGCAGGTCTACATCCCGACACCGTTTCGGCGCGCCACGAGCAACAAGGATCGAGTGTCCGTCGAGGCCCCGAACGTGAAGGCCCTGCTCGACGACCTCGAGGCGCAGTACGCCGGGCTCAAGGGACTGGTGCGTAACGAGCAGGGAGAGATCCACCACCACGTGAACATCTACGTGAACAGCGAGGCCATCGAGTCGCTCGGGGGACTCGCCACCGCGCTCAAGGATGGAGACGAGGTCTCCATTATCCCGGCCCTCGCCGGGGGCGCTGCCCCCGCGGCGTCCGCGTCGACCCGGTGAGCGGAGGCCGGGTGGCGCTCACGCCGGAGGAGTTCGCGCGGGTCGAAGCCCAGGCCGTCGCGGAGTATCCCGCGGAATGCTGCGGGGTCGTGCTCGCGCGCTCGGGCACGCCGGAGCGGCTGTTCCTGCCATGCCGCAACATCCAGGACGAGCTCAACCGCAAGGATCCTGAGCGGCATCCGCGCAATGCCCGCACCGCGTACTACATCGACCCGCGCGACCTGCTGACGATCGGGCGTCGTGAGGCCGAGGGCTTTCGGGTCGCGACCATCTACCACTCGCACATCGACACCGGCGCCTATTTCTCCGAGACCGACAAGCGCAACGCGCTCGTCAACGGCGAGCCCGCGTATCCCGACGCAATCTACGTGGTGGTGTCGGTGATGGGCGGGCGGGTCGACGGCGCCAATGCCTTCGCCTGGGACGCGGCCCGACGCGACTTCGTGCCCGTCGGCTTCACGATTCCGACCCCCGCCCGCTAGCCTGGAGCCCGTCATGAGCCGGTCCAGCTCGCTCTTCTCGTCCGCCCAACGCCTGATGCCGGGCGGGGTCAACAGCCCGGTACGCGCCTTCCGCGGCGTCGGCGGCACGCCCTTCTTCGTGGCGCGGGCCGCGGGCGCCCGCATCGAGGACGTGGATGGGCGCTCGTACGTGGACTTCCTCGGCTCGTGGGGCCCGCTCATCCTCGGGCACGCGCATCCCTCGGTGGTGGAGGCGCTGGGCGACGCCGCGCGCCGCGGCACCAGCTATGGCGCGCCCACCGAGGGCGAGGTCGAGATGGCAGCGCTCATCGCGCGGGCCATGCCGTCGATGGAGATGATGCGGCTGGTGTCGTCGGGCACGGAGGCCGCGATGAGCGCGATCCGTCTCGCGCGCGGCGCCACCGGCCGCGACCTCGTCGTGAAGTTCGACGGCTGCTATCACGGCCATGCCGATAGCCTGCTCGTGAAGGCGGGATCGGGCGGCGCCACCTTCGGCGTGCCCGACAGCGGCGGCGTGCCTGCGGCGCTCGCCGCGCTCACGGTGGCGCTCCCGTTCAACGATCTCGACGCCGTCTCGCGGCTGATGGCCGCGCGGGGACATGACGTCGCGGTGGTGGTGGTGGAGCCGGTGGCCGGGAACATGGGCGTGGTGCCGCCCACGCCGGGTTACCTCCAGGGCCTGCGCGACCTGTGCACGCGGCACGGCGCGCTGCTCCTCTTCGACGAGGTGATCACTGGCTTCCGCGTGGGGCCCGGCGGCGCGCAGGCACGCTACGGAGTGCGGCCCGACCTCACGTGCCTCGGCAAGATCATCGGCGGGGGGCTGCCGGTGGGCGCCTACGGCGGGCGGCGCGATCTCATGGAGCAGATCTCGCCGCTCGGGCCCGTCTATCAGGCCGGCACGCTGTCGGGCAATCCGCTCGCGGTGGCCGCGGGGCTCGCGACGCTGCGCGCGCTCGCCGATCCCGCCGTCTATGAGCGGCTCGAGATGCTGGGGGCGCGCGTCGAATCCGGATTGGTGGACGCCGCTCGCCACGCGGGCGTGCCGCTCACCGTGAATCGCGTGGGCTCCATGCTCACCGCTTTCTTCACCGCCTCACCCGTCGTCGATCTCGCCTCCGCCAAGCGCTCGGACACCACGCGCTATGCCCGGTTCTTCCACGCCATGCTCGAGCGCGGCGTCTTCCTCGCCGCGTCCCAGTTCGAGGCCGCGTTCGTCTCGCTCGCCCACACCGACGACGATCTCGAGGCGGCGGCCCGGGCGGCCCGGGAAGCCATGAAAACGCTCGCCTAAACGCACAACTCTATTGACACTTACTTTTCCTGCGTGATAGGGTTCACAAGGTTTTGGCCGGTCCGATCTTCCGTCGGGCGTGTGCTAACTTGCTGGCGCTTCACGGCGCGAGGAGTGCGTGAGCGTAGAGAGCGGTAGGCCCGATGAGCGGAATTGATCGGCGATCCTTCTTCCGAATCGTGGCGGCATCCGGCGCGGCGACCGCCGCCGCGGGATGCGGACCGACGGCGGAAAAGCTGTATCCCTTCGTTTCGCCGCCCGAGAACGTGGTCCCGGGTATCGCCACGTACTTTGCGACGGTGTGCCGCGAGTGCCCGGCCGGCTGCGGCGTCCTCGCCAAGAACCGCGAGGGCCGCGTCGTCAAGCTCGAGGGCAACCCCGATCATCCCGTGAACGCGGGCGGGCTTTGCATCGCCGGTCACGCCGCGCTCCAGGGCCTCTACCATCCCGATCGCTTCCGCGGAGCCATCGTGGACGGCAAGTCCGCGCCGTGGGAATCGGCCGAGAAGATCGTGGCCGACAAGCTCGGCGCGCTGGGGAAGGCGAAGCAGGGCGGCAAGATCGCCGTGGTCACGGGGCTCGAGAGCGGCTCGGTCGCGAAGATCGCCGACGAGCTCGTGAAGGCCCTCGGCGCCCGGCCCCGCATCGCCTATGAGCCCCTGGGCCACGAAGCCATGCGCGCGGCCAACCGTGCCACGTTCGGCCGGGACGCCATCCCTGAGTACGTCATCGGCGAGGCGGGCTATCTCCTGTCCTTCGGCGCCGACTTCCTCGACACGTGGCTCTCGCCGGTGGAGCACGCCGCAGCCTACGCCAAGATGCACGCGCTCTCGGCCGGGAAGGCCGGCACCTTCGTGCACGTGGAGCCCCGCCTC
This window contains:
- the cysK gene encoding cysteine synthase A, giving the protein MIENTTTGRLTRPRVAGSVLELIGATPLVRLNHIPRPGGATVLGKLESLNPGGSVKDRIAVAMIDDAERRGVLKPGATVVEPTSGNTGIGLAMVCAVRGYRLILTMPDDYSVERQRLLARYGAEIHLTPAIEGMTGAVFAAQEMVREHPEYLMPSQFENPANPEIHRRTTALEILDATDERVHAFVAGVGTGGTVTGVGEVLKQRLPGVRVVAVEPARSPVLQGGKSRPHGIQGIGASFVPAVLNRAVLDEIMSVRDEDATATARRLAREEGLLVGISAGANVWAACQVAAAMPADQVVVTVLCDTGERYLSVPF
- a CDS encoding MoaD family protein; its protein translation is MSVQVYIPTPFRRATSNKDRVSVEAPNVKALLDDLEAQYAGLKGLVRNEQGEIHHHVNIYVNSEAIESLGGLATALKDGDEVSIIPALAGGAAPAASASTR
- a CDS encoding M67 family metallopeptidase, giving the protein MALTPEEFARVEAQAVAEYPAECCGVVLARSGTPERLFLPCRNIQDELNRKDPERHPRNARTAYYIDPRDLLTIGRREAEGFRVATIYHSHIDTGAYFSETDKRNALVNGEPAYPDAIYVVVSVMGGRVDGANAFAWDAARRDFVPVGFTIPTPAR
- the hemL gene encoding glutamate-1-semialdehyde 2,1-aminomutase; protein product: MSRSSSLFSSAQRLMPGGVNSPVRAFRGVGGTPFFVARAAGARIEDVDGRSYVDFLGSWGPLILGHAHPSVVEALGDAARRGTSYGAPTEGEVEMAALIARAMPSMEMMRLVSSGTEAAMSAIRLARGATGRDLVVKFDGCYHGHADSLLVKAGSGGATFGVPDSGGVPAALAALTVALPFNDLDAVSRLMAARGHDVAVVVVEPVAGNMGVVPPTPGYLQGLRDLCTRHGALLLFDEVITGFRVGPGGAQARYGVRPDLTCLGKIIGGGLPVGAYGGRRDLMEQISPLGPVYQAGTLSGNPLAVAAGLATLRALADPAVYERLEMLGARVESGLVDAARHAGVPLTVNRVGSMLTAFFTASPVVDLASAKRSDTTRYARFFHAMLERGVFLAASQFEAAFVSLAHTDDDLEAAARAAREAMKTLA